A single region of the Vicia villosa cultivar HV-30 ecotype Madison, WI linkage group LG4, Vvil1.0, whole genome shotgun sequence genome encodes:
- the LOC131597584 gene encoding stress-response A/B barrel domain-containing protein UP3-like, producing the protein MINEMQSLVTLEQVRHLTLGPILTNNESISTTIPISDLRYTHLFHSRYDSEEDLQTYNVHSKHINAVRGFIFPICDDLLVVDWIGGEVALPPHPSPGTAFRVSFLKLKEENEKDGEVKEEVFRAIRGIKESNGGVNYVSYGENISPARAKGLSIASLVVFAGREELESVDAGEGLVKVKEHLESVVVVDYVVPLK; encoded by the coding sequence ATGATCAACGAGATGCAGTCCTTAGTCACACTTGAACAAGTTCGTCACCTTACTCTAGGACCAATCCTAACCAACAACGAAAGTATCTCAACAACGATACCTATTTCGGATCTTCGTTACACTCACTTGTTCCATAGTCGTTATGATTCTGAAGAGGATCTACAAACATATAATGTCCACTCTAAACATATAAATGCGGTTAGAGGCTTTATTTTTCCTATCTGCGATGATCTTTTAGTCGTGGACTGGATAGGCGGAGAGGTTGCTCTCCCGCCACATCCTTCGCCCGGTACTGCATTCCGGGTGAGTTTCTTGAAACTCAAGGAAGAGAATGAGAAAGACGGTGAAGTTAAGGAGGAGGTTTTTCGTGCTATTCGAGGTATTAAGGAGAGTAATGGAGGAGTTAATTATGTTTCTTATGGTGAAAATATATCTCCGGCGAGGGCGAAGGGGTTATCTATAGCTTCGCTTGTGGTTTTTGCAGGACGGGAGGAGTTGGAGAGTGTGGATGCTGGTGAAGGTTTGGTTAAGGTTAAGGAGCATTTGGAAAGTGTGGTGGTGGTTGATTATGTGGTTCCTTTGAAGTAG